One part of the Humulus lupulus chromosome 9, drHumLupu1.1, whole genome shotgun sequence genome encodes these proteins:
- the LOC133801299 gene encoding putative DEAD-box ATP-dependent RNA helicase 33 yields MSLSIQTHLQNLSFSMSLTCPNTMFLKPKFSNLSLQTPKSSIIRMGGGPRTFPGGVSKWQWKRMQAKKAKQLLKARLCRERQIYEMRKRAELKAAVSELERPWEIVERAAPNLFSVSADEQVKVLADRFQKPGGFDMWSEKDGPQLFKTPDELPSARFFPKGVVHSLKPYRRIDELDDGVKSLDDLEDGPSKRFSVKKLSENCENSSNSNKGSLERAEVYGRVEKLNNGGLRKKKGNRRRRFGSDELNGSEQSLDRKQRLQNPNSRRNDYRYSKSKLSESKSEVYDMRLEQDGSYGFQSKNGR; encoded by the coding sequence ATGTCTCTTTCAATCCAAACCCATCTCCAAAACCTCTCCTTTTCCATGTCTTTAACATGTCCGAACACTATGTTCCTCAAACCCAAgttctctaacctctctctccaAACCCCAAAATCGTCCATTATCCGAATGGGGGGAGGCCCAAGAACGTTTCCCGGCGGCGTATCAAAGTGGCAGTGGAAGCGCATGCAGGCGAAGAAAGCCAAGCAGCTCCTCAAGGCCAGGCTCTGCCGCGAACGCCAGATCTACGAGATGCGCAAGCGAGCCGAGCTCAAAGCCGCCGTATCGGAGCTGGAACGGCCATGGGAGATCGTCGAGAGGGCTGCTCCGAACTTGTTTTCCGTCAGTGCCGACGAGCAGGTCAAGGTCTTGGCCGATCGGTTTCAGAAGCCAGGTGGGTTTGATATGTGGAGTGAGAAGGACGGGCCCCAATTGTTCAAAACCCCTGATGAGTTGCCTTCCGCGAGGTTTTTCCCAAAAGGGGTTGTTCATAGTTTGAAACCTTATCGAAGAATCGATGAATTGGATGATGGGGTTAAGAGCTTGGATGATTTGGAAGATGGGCCCAGTAAGAGATTTTCAGTGAAGAAATTGAGTGAAAACTGTGAGAATAGTTCCAATTCGAACAAGGGTTCTTTAGAACGAGCTGAGGTTTATGGGAGAGTTGAAAAGCTAAACAATGGTGGATTGAGGAAGAAGAAAGGGAATAGGAGAAGAAGGTTTGGGTCTGATGAATTGAATGGCTCGGAACAGAGTCTTGACAGGAAGCAAAGACTGCAGAATCCTAATTCAAGAAGGAATGATTATAGGTACAGTAAAAGCAAGTTGAGTGAGTCAAAGTCTGAGGTTTATGATATGCGTTTGGAACAAGATGGTAGCTATGGATTCCAATCAAAAAATGGTCGATAG